GGGGCGTATTCTTTGGTGGGATCTTTGCCCCGGCAGTCGTACATGATACACGATATCAGGAACACCAGGAGCAAGATAACGTAGCTGGCGATGAGGATGCAAAGATTCAAAGTGACAGGATCGATCTCCTGGTAGTTTTCCAGAAAGCCCATGGTGCCCGCTTCATGCTGGGCGGCCCTGAGGCCTCGAAGAACAAGCACCTCAGAGCAAGGGGAAGGTAGAAGGTATGGATAGCTGCTGCAGACCGAGAAACACTAAACAAGCCTGGCGACAGCAGGACTATCTCCCTGTCTATCCTCTTCAATCTGTCTCTCTACtgtcctccccctccctccatccaccTCACTTCTGTCTCTCACCTCTCTGTTTCAGATGAGCGCCGTGGATACGTGGCTTTGTGGTAAAAATACTTTAATCCGCGCCACTCCTCCAACCTTGAATTTCTGCGATCAATGGCTCCCTTTAATAACTT
The sequence above is a segment of the Plectropomus leopardus isolate mb unplaced genomic scaffold, YSFRI_Pleo_2.0 unplaced_scaffold2983, whole genome shotgun sequence genome. Coding sequences within it:
- the LOC121938544 gene encoding small integral membrane protein 36-like is translated as MGFLENYQEIDPVTLNLCILIASYVILLLVFLISCIMYDCRGKDPTKEYAPDPQPTQSPIRLVVMQSSPAPVARWDTANMITTYHEPTHSDFREKKSTMV